One region of Drosophila kikkawai strain 14028-0561.14 chromosome 2R, DkikHiC1v2, whole genome shotgun sequence genomic DNA includes:
- the bbc gene encoding cholinephosphotransferase 1 isoform X3, with protein MPLLAYREKHILSAQQLRKLSEHKYSCFSASLLDPLLQPWWNWLVAQTPLWLAPNLITIVGLILNVVTTLILICYSPNGVEPPPRWTCFLCALGLFIYQSLDSIDGKQARRTNTSSPLGELFDHGCDSISTVFVALSACVSCQLGHYPNWLFFQCFCAIALFYCAHWQTYVSGTMRFGRIDVTEAQFSIIAIHLISAVLGPEIWLTKIGIGGIELWYGPAMTTIVCGLLSLTYVFSVIKAGGVGKNGSTVAGTSVLSPSIPLTLVVLPALMIAQKSPQNIFTEHASVYILAFGMVAAKVTNKLVIAHMTKSEMDYLDWSLLGPSLLFLNQYFNCVVPEIWLLWFTLIWGTQDLLRYCAQVCLEICQHLRIDLFRIPYTPKGMPSNPATASVSSQSNFGGGGSADKNGGAAHRKSKSKAH; from the exons ATGCCGCTGCTCGCGTACCGGGAGAAGCACATTCTCAGCGCCCAGCAGCTACGTAAGCTGAGCGAGCACAAGTACTCGTGCTTCAGCGCCAGTCTCCTCGATCCGCTGCTGCAGCCCTGGTGGAACTGGCTGGTGGCCCAGACGCCCCTCTGGCTGGCCCCCAATCTCATTACCATCGTGGGCCTCATCCTCAATGTGGTGACGACGTTGATATTAATTTG CTACAGTCCAAATGGTGTAGAACCTCCGCCGCGTTGGACCTGTTTCCTGTGCGCCCTGGGCTTGTTTATTTACCAGAGCCTGGACTCCATCGATGGCAAGCAGGCGCGTCGCACGAATACCTCCTCGCCGCTGGGCGAGCTCTTCGATCATGGCTGCGATTCGATATCCACAGTGTTTGTGGCTCTGTCGGCCTGCGTCTCCTGCCAGCTGGGTCACTATCCCAATTGGCTATTCTTTCAG TGCTTCTGCGCCATAGCTCTCTTCTACTGCGCCCACTGGCAGACCTATGTGTCTGGCACGATGCGCTTTGGACGAATCGATGTAACGGAAGCTCAGTTCTCAATCATCGCCATACACCTCATATCGGCTGTGCTGGGGCCCGAGATTTGGCTGACCAAG ATCGGCATTGGCGGCATAGAGCTTTGGTATGGGCCGGCAATGACGACCATTGTGTGCGGTCTGCTCTCCCTAACTTATGTATTTTCCGTCATTAAAGCCGGTGGTGTTGGCAAGAATGGCTCGACAGTTGCT GGCACCAGTGTGCTGTCGCCGAGTATTCCGCTTACGTTGGTGGTTTTGCCCGCCCTGATGATTGCCCAGAAGTCGCCGCAGAATATCTTCACCGAACACGCCTCGGTATACATTCTGGCCTTTGGAATGGTGGCGGCCAAGGTCACCAATAAGTTGGTG ATTGCCCACATGACCAAGTCAGAGATGGATTACTTGGACTGGTCGCTGCTCGGTCCCTCGCTGCTGTTCCTCAACCAGTACTTCAACTGCGTCGTCCCAGAGATCTGGCTGCTGTGGTTCACCCTGATCTGGGGCACCCAGGATCTGCTGCGCTACTGTGCGCAGGTCTGCCTAGAGATCTGCCAGCACCTGCGCATTGATCTCTTCCGGATACCGTACACGCCCAAGGGTATGCCCTCGAATCCGGCCACCGCTTCCGTGAGCAGCCAAAGTAactttggcggcggcggcagtgcGGACAAGAACGGCGGCGCGGCGCATAGAAAGTCCAAGAGCAAAGCGCACTAG
- the bbc gene encoding cholinephosphotransferase 1 isoform X1, with the protein MPLLAYREKHILSAQQLRKLSEHKYSCFSASLLDPLLQPWWNWLVAQTPLWLAPNLITIVGLILNVVTTLILICYSPNGVEPPPRWTCFLCALGLFIYQSLDSIDGKQARRTNTSSPLGELFDHGCDSISTVFVALSACVSCQLGHYPNWLFFQCFCAIALFYCAHWQTYVSGTMRFGRIDVTEAQFSIIAIHLISAVLGPEIWLTKLPYFNCETRFVPLYVACGIDLILTLRYANCILTDGCGKNGSSVAGTSVLSPSIPLTLVVLPALMIAQKSPQNIFTEHASVYILAFGMVAAKVTNKLVIAHMTKSEMDYLDWSLLGPSLLFLNQYFNCVVPEIWLLWFTLIWGTQDLLRYCAQVCLEICQHLRIDLFRIPYTPKGMPSNPATASVSSQSNFGGGGSADKNGGAAHRKSKSKAH; encoded by the exons ATGCCGCTGCTCGCGTACCGGGAGAAGCACATTCTCAGCGCCCAGCAGCTACGTAAGCTGAGCGAGCACAAGTACTCGTGCTTCAGCGCCAGTCTCCTCGATCCGCTGCTGCAGCCCTGGTGGAACTGGCTGGTGGCCCAGACGCCCCTCTGGCTGGCCCCCAATCTCATTACCATCGTGGGCCTCATCCTCAATGTGGTGACGACGTTGATATTAATTTG CTACAGTCCAAATGGTGTAGAACCTCCGCCGCGTTGGACCTGTTTCCTGTGCGCCCTGGGCTTGTTTATTTACCAGAGCCTGGACTCCATCGATGGCAAGCAGGCGCGTCGCACGAATACCTCCTCGCCGCTGGGCGAGCTCTTCGATCATGGCTGCGATTCGATATCCACAGTGTTTGTGGCTCTGTCGGCCTGCGTCTCCTGCCAGCTGGGTCACTATCCCAATTGGCTATTCTTTCAG TGCTTCTGCGCCATAGCTCTCTTCTACTGCGCCCACTGGCAGACCTATGTGTCTGGCACGATGCGCTTTGGACGAATCGATGTAACGGAAGCTCAGTTCTCAATCATCGCCATACACCTCATATCGGCTGTGCTGGGGCCCGAGATTTGGCTGACCAAG CTACCGTACTTCAACTGCGAAACTCGATTTGTGCCCCTTTATGTGGCCTGTGGCATTGATTTGATACTGACTCTGCGCTACGCAAACTGCATACTGACCGACGGTTGTGGCAAGAATGGATCATCGGTTGCA GGCACCAGTGTGCTGTCGCCGAGTATTCCGCTTACGTTGGTGGTTTTGCCCGCCCTGATGATTGCCCAGAAGTCGCCGCAGAATATCTTCACCGAACACGCCTCGGTATACATTCTGGCCTTTGGAATGGTGGCGGCCAAGGTCACCAATAAGTTGGTG ATTGCCCACATGACCAAGTCAGAGATGGATTACTTGGACTGGTCGCTGCTCGGTCCCTCGCTGCTGTTCCTCAACCAGTACTTCAACTGCGTCGTCCCAGAGATCTGGCTGCTGTGGTTCACCCTGATCTGGGGCACCCAGGATCTGCTGCGCTACTGTGCGCAGGTCTGCCTAGAGATCTGCCAGCACCTGCGCATTGATCTCTTCCGGATACCGTACACGCCCAAGGGTATGCCCTCGAATCCGGCCACCGCTTCCGTGAGCAGCCAAAGTAactttggcggcggcggcagtgcGGACAAGAACGGCGGCGCGGCGCATAGAAAGTCCAAGAGCAAAGCGCACTAG
- the cid gene encoding histone H3-like centromeric protein cid translates to MLPLRVEESNSTDSSSSGSMQMLDHYLDLESATSQLSLDTADDQRPTLRRSNRNTSRTVEDQENRPPAGGQRQTNRNSDRGQSAATAAPAPRRRKQRGPVSRANRMNREIQRLRACTRPLIPRLSFGRLVQELMMKYTSPSFRITESALEALQESSELYLTHRFSDAYLLTHHRGRVTLEVRDMALMAYIIDNCRS, encoded by the coding sequence ATGCTACCACTAAGAGTCGAAGAGTCGAATAGCACAGACAGTTCCAGTTCCGGCTCCATGCAGATGCTCGACCATTACCTGGACTTGGAGTCTGCCACTAGCCAACTCTCTTTGGATACCGCCGACGATCAAAGACCGACCCTGCGACGTTCGAATCGGAACACAAGCCGCACGGTTGAAGATCAGGAGAATCGCCCTCCCGCAGGCGGTCAACGCCAGACTAACCGGAACTCAGACAGAGGCCAATCAGCAGCCACAGCGGCCCCTGCACCGAGGCGACGCAAGCAGCGCGGACCCGTGAGCCGGGCCAACCGGATGAATCGGGAGATCCAACGCCTGCGGGCATGTACTAGACCATTGATACCCCGGCTTTCGTTCGGTCGCTTGGTGCAAGAACTGATGATGAAGTATACCTCTCCGTCGTTTAGGATCACCGAGAGTGCACTTGAGGCGCTGCAAGAGTCTTCGGAGCTTTACTTGACGCATCGCTTCTCGGACGCCTACTTGCTCACCCATCATCGCGGCCGAGTGACACTGGAGGTGCGGGACATGGCGCTGATGGCCTATATAATAGACAATTGTCGTTCCTAG
- the cbc gene encoding protein CLP1 homolog, which yields MSEDHGKDYTLEGDSELRFEIEQKDAKVLVSLVNGFAELFGTELVKKKKYEFGLGAKVAIYTFQGCVLHVSGKMDVCYISKETPMVQYVNCHAALEQFRAEAEEKDRRGPVAMVVGPMDVGKSTLCRILLNYAVRVGRRPLYADLDVGQGAIAISGNVATILIERPASVEDGFPKTAPLVYHFGHKSPSGNSVLYNAVVSKMAEVTLQSMNNNKRTKSSGIIINTCGWVKGSGYAHLLHAAQAYGACAIFVLDQERLYNELLRDVPKGVNVVLLPKSGGVVERSKELRHESRDQRIKEYFYGNARTPFYPFSFEVKFQDLRLYKIGAPPLPDSCMPIGMKAEDNKTKVVAVTPTPALIHHVLALSFAESVEDDVIGTNIAGFCCVTEVDMERQAVMLLSPQPRPLPPNALLLWSELQFMDNHT from the exons ATGTCGGAGGACCATGGCAAGGACTACACTCTGGAGGGCGACTCCGAGCTACGTTTCGAGATCGAGCAAAAGGACGCCAAAGTGTTGGTCTCC TTAGTTAATGGCTTTGCCGAGCTGTTCGGCACGGAGCTGgtgaaaaagaagaaatacgAGTTTGGCTTGGGTGCTAAGGTGGCGATATACACCTTCCAGGGCTGTGTGCTGCACGTCTCCGGCAAAATGGACGTGTGCTACATCTCCAAGGAGACGCCGATGGTGCAGTATGTGAATTGTCACGCGGCACTTGAGCAGTTTCGTGCCGAGGCGGAGGAGAAGGACCGCCGCGGTCCTGTCGCCATGGTCGTGGGTCCCATGGACGTGGGCAAGAGCACGCTCTGCCGCATTCTCCTCAACTATGCGGTGCGCGTGGGTCGCCGGCCGCTGTACGCTGACCTGGATGTGGGCCAGGGCGCCATTGCCATATCAGGAAACGTGGCCACCATACTTATTGAGCGACCAGCTAGCGTGGAAGACGGATTCCCCAAGACAGCGCCGCTGGTCTACCACTTTGGCCACAAGTCGCCAAGCGGCAACAGCGTCCTGTATAACGCTGTCGTCTCCAAGATGGCCGAGGTCACGCTGCAATCGATGAACAACAATAAGCGCA caaaaagCTCTGGCATTATAATCAACACCTGCGGATGGGTCAAGGGCTCCGGATATGCCCACCTTTTACACGCTGCCCAGGCCTACGGAGCCTGCGCTATCTTCGTTCTGGACCAGGAGCGCCTCTACAACGAGTTGCTGCGCGATGTGCCCAAGGGCGTCAATGTGGTGCTGCTGCCCAAGAGTGGCGGCGTTGTGGAGCGCAGCAAAGAGCTGCGCCACGAGTCGCGGGATCAGCGCATCAAGGAGTACTTTTATGGCAATGCCCGCACACCCTTCTATCCGTTCAGTTTCGAGGTGAAATTTCAAGATCTGCGGCTGTACAAGATCGGAGCACCTCCGCTGCCGGACTCCTGCATGCCCATCGGCATGAAGGCCGAggacaataaaacaaaagtggTGGCCGTCACGCCCACTCCAGCCCTAATCCATCATGTGCTGGCGCTCAGCTTTGCCGAATCCGTGGAGGATGATGTGATTGGCACGAATATCGCGGGCTTTTGTTGCGT GACCGAAGTTGATATGGAGCGGCAGGCAGTGATGTTGCTTTCCCCGCAGCCGCGACCTTTACCCCCGAATGCGCTGCTCCTGTGGTCAGAGCTGCAGTTTATGGACAATCATACATAG
- the bbc gene encoding cholinephosphotransferase 1 isoform X2 has translation MPLLAYREKHILSAQQLRKLSEHKYSCFSASLLDPLLQPWWNWLVAQTPLWLAPNLITIVGLILNVVTTLILICYSPNGVEPPPRWTCFLCALGLFIYQSLDSIDGKQARRTNTSSPLGELFDHGCDSISTVFVALSACVSCQLGHYPNWLFFQCFCAIALFYCAHWQTYVSGTMRFGRIDVTEAQFSIIAIHLISAVLGPEIWLTKIPIVGLSWNYTILVFITFGYTLNIINFLKMFTEGGSGKNGSSVAGTSVLSPSIPLTLVVLPALMIAQKSPQNIFTEHASVYILAFGMVAAKVTNKLVIAHMTKSEMDYLDWSLLGPSLLFLNQYFNCVVPEIWLLWFTLIWGTQDLLRYCAQVCLEICQHLRIDLFRIPYTPKGMPSNPATASVSSQSNFGGGGSADKNGGAAHRKSKSKAH, from the exons ATGCCGCTGCTCGCGTACCGGGAGAAGCACATTCTCAGCGCCCAGCAGCTACGTAAGCTGAGCGAGCACAAGTACTCGTGCTTCAGCGCCAGTCTCCTCGATCCGCTGCTGCAGCCCTGGTGGAACTGGCTGGTGGCCCAGACGCCCCTCTGGCTGGCCCCCAATCTCATTACCATCGTGGGCCTCATCCTCAATGTGGTGACGACGTTGATATTAATTTG CTACAGTCCAAATGGTGTAGAACCTCCGCCGCGTTGGACCTGTTTCCTGTGCGCCCTGGGCTTGTTTATTTACCAGAGCCTGGACTCCATCGATGGCAAGCAGGCGCGTCGCACGAATACCTCCTCGCCGCTGGGCGAGCTCTTCGATCATGGCTGCGATTCGATATCCACAGTGTTTGTGGCTCTGTCGGCCTGCGTCTCCTGCCAGCTGGGTCACTATCCCAATTGGCTATTCTTTCAG TGCTTCTGCGCCATAGCTCTCTTCTACTGCGCCCACTGGCAGACCTATGTGTCTGGCACGATGCGCTTTGGACGAATCGATGTAACGGAAGCTCAGTTCTCAATCATCGCCATACACCTCATATCGGCTGTGCTGGGGCCCGAGATTTGGCTGACCAAG ATACCAATCGTGGGCCTTTCATGGAATTACACAATATTAGTATTTATCACGTTCGGTTATACCTTGAATATAatcaatttcttaaaaatgttcaCTGAAGGCGGCAGTGGCAAAAACGGCTCCTCAGTTGCT GGCACCAGTGTGCTGTCGCCGAGTATTCCGCTTACGTTGGTGGTTTTGCCCGCCCTGATGATTGCCCAGAAGTCGCCGCAGAATATCTTCACCGAACACGCCTCGGTATACATTCTGGCCTTTGGAATGGTGGCGGCCAAGGTCACCAATAAGTTGGTG ATTGCCCACATGACCAAGTCAGAGATGGATTACTTGGACTGGTCGCTGCTCGGTCCCTCGCTGCTGTTCCTCAACCAGTACTTCAACTGCGTCGTCCCAGAGATCTGGCTGCTGTGGTTCACCCTGATCTGGGGCACCCAGGATCTGCTGCGCTACTGTGCGCAGGTCTGCCTAGAGATCTGCCAGCACCTGCGCATTGATCTCTTCCGGATACCGTACACGCCCAAGGGTATGCCCTCGAATCCGGCCACCGCTTCCGTGAGCAGCCAAAGTAactttggcggcggcggcagtgcGGACAAGAACGGCGGCGCGGCGCATAGAAAGTCCAAGAGCAAAGCGCACTAG